One genomic segment of Candidatus Poribacteria bacterium includes these proteins:
- a CDS encoding metal ABC transporter ATP-binding protein codes for METKAIEVTDLTVAYQDKPVLWDVDLDVPPGVLLSIVGPNGAGKTTLIKAILGLVRPAAGNVLIYDKPYEAQRRIVGYVPQRGTVDWDFPTNVLDVVMMGRYGALGWIRRPRRQDRELAMSALEKVGMEGYATRQISQLSGGQQQRVFLARALVQDSTVYLMDEPFQGVDATTERAIVDLLQELRANGKTVVVVHHDLQTVTDYFDWVMLLNIRRIASGPVEETFTPENLRETYGGRIAFVK; via the coding sequence CTGGAAACGAAAGCCATTGAAGTGACCGATCTTACGGTTGCCTATCAGGACAAACCCGTCTTATGGGATGTCGATCTTGACGTACCGCCCGGTGTACTTTTGTCGATTGTTGGTCCGAATGGGGCAGGTAAAACGACGTTAATCAAGGCGATCTTGGGGTTAGTGCGCCCTGCTGCAGGCAACGTTTTAATTTACGACAAACCTTATGAGGCACAACGTCGGATTGTCGGTTATGTCCCACAGCGAGGCACCGTTGATTGGGATTTTCCAACGAATGTTTTGGATGTCGTCATGATGGGACGCTACGGCGCGCTTGGATGGATAAGACGACCACGCAGGCAGGATCGCGAACTGGCAATGAGCGCATTAGAGAAGGTCGGTATGGAAGGCTATGCCACTCGGCAAATCAGTCAACTCTCCGGTGGACAGCAACAGCGTGTTTTTCTCGCACGGGCACTCGTTCAAGATTCAACAGTTTACTTGATGGATGAACCCTTTCAAGGCGTTGACGCGACCACAGAACGCGCGATTGTAGACCTCCTGCAAGAACTCCGAGCGAATGGCAAAACGGTTGTTGTCGTGCATCACGACCTGCAGACTGTAACCGACTATTTCGATTGGGTGATGTTGTTGAACATTCGCCGGATTGCAAGCGGTCCCGTTGAGGAAACATTCACACCCGAAAATTTACGTGAGACTTATGGCGGACGCATTGCATTTGTGAAATAG
- a CDS encoding Gfo/Idh/MocA family oxidoreductase, translating to MAIGLGVIGMNPTNMGSTATLLKDVPDLKYELRGICAKRADVLENYANQIGVDFWTTDYRELVQRDDISVIAIYSPDHLHAEHCIAAIEAGKHVICTKPMVTKLADAQQLVDLVREHKVKFLVGQSMRFDLQFLTMKQFLDDGDLGEIMLADAYYVHDMREVYDFTPWRLHEPQDLMFGGIVHPVDLLRCLLGDVDEVHAYGTKGLLTPEYPIKNNFFLNLKFKSGQIARAMGLYDIVHPPMPMQQISVFGSKGTVIGDFTDNKEGHVKLMLDKMATREPFEVICPPEIDTSVYGHGQTVIRYMRHFQQCLEEDLEPAPNVIDGAKSIAVGVAAWKSIETGQPVKVFNEF from the coding sequence ATGGCAATAGGATTGGGCGTTATTGGGATGAATCCCACGAATATGGGATCGACTGCGACACTTTTGAAAGATGTACCAGATCTGAAATATGAACTTCGCGGCATCTGTGCGAAGCGGGCGGATGTGCTTGAAAACTACGCCAACCAAATTGGTGTGGATTTCTGGACGACAGATTATCGAGAACTGGTGCAGCGTGATGATATTTCTGTCATCGCGATCTATTCTCCGGACCACTTGCATGCTGAACATTGCATCGCTGCGATTGAAGCGGGGAAACATGTCATCTGCACAAAACCTATGGTGACCAAATTGGCGGATGCACAGCAACTGGTGGATTTGGTGCGCGAACACAAGGTCAAATTCCTTGTGGGGCAATCAATGCGGTTTGACCTCCAGTTTTTGACGATGAAACAGTTCCTTGACGATGGCGATTTAGGCGAGATTATGTTAGCGGATGCCTATTATGTCCACGACATGCGCGAGGTCTACGATTTCACGCCGTGGCGACTCCATGAACCGCAAGATTTGATGTTCGGCGGTATTGTGCATCCTGTTGACCTATTGCGCTGTCTCCTCGGTGATGTAGATGAGGTGCACGCCTATGGGACGAAAGGTTTACTCACACCGGAATACCCTATAAAGAATAATTTCTTTCTCAACCTGAAGTTTAAGAGCGGGCAGATCGCGAGAGCGATGGGGCTTTACGATATCGTCCATCCACCGATGCCGATGCAGCAGATCTCCGTTTTCGGAAGTAAAGGGACGGTAATTGGGGACTTTACGGACAACAAAGAGGGTCACGTCAAGTTGATGCTCGACAAAATGGCCACCAGAGAACCGTTTGAAGTGATATGTCCTCCTGAGATAGATACAAGCGTTTACGGACACGGACAGACGGTTATCCGCTATATGCGTCATTTTCAGCAGTGCCTTGAGGAAGATTTAGAACCCGCGCCGAATGTGATTGACGGCGCGAAATCTATTGCTGTTGGTGTCGCGGCATGGAAATCCATTGAAACGGGACAGCCCGTAAAGGTGTTCAACGAGTTTTAG
- a CDS encoding metal ABC transporter permease, whose amino-acid sequence MLQSQIEIQLIAIVTAVACALPGVFLVLRRMTLMSDAISHAILPGIVLAFFLTESLSSPLLILAAAGTGVLTVVFVELLQRTKLVKEDAAIGLTFPALFSIGVILISRFAGNVHLDMDAVLLGELAYAPLNRLEAFGYDLGPASLYVMGTILLLNLVFILLFYKELKLATFDASLAATLGFAPTIIHYGLMTLVSVTTVGAFDAVGSILVVALIAGPPATAYLMTDRLSRMLILSAVVGSINAAIGYWLAFLFDVSIAGSIATVTLLVFGLVFMVVPNRGLIAIARRRSRQKWEFAQAMLVIHLFNHEGLPEAEAESEVAHLHEHLRWDPAFATQVVRYALNNRCVLQKETQLTLTQQGRTIAQQALVQ is encoded by the coding sequence ATGCTACAAAGTCAAATCGAAATCCAACTCATTGCGATTGTTACAGCGGTGGCGTGTGCGCTCCCCGGCGTATTCTTGGTGCTACGACGGATGACCTTAATGAGCGACGCGATTAGCCACGCCATTCTTCCGGGCATTGTGCTTGCTTTTTTTCTCACGGAGAGTCTATCGTCGCCACTCCTGATTCTTGCTGCTGCAGGGACTGGTGTGCTCACTGTTGTTTTCGTTGAATTGCTACAACGTACGAAACTCGTGAAGGAAGATGCCGCAATCGGTTTGACGTTCCCTGCCCTTTTCAGCATCGGTGTGATTCTGATCTCTCGGTTTGCTGGGAACGTTCACCTCGATATGGATGCTGTCCTCCTCGGTGAACTTGCTTATGCACCGCTCAACCGACTGGAGGCTTTCGGATACGACTTGGGTCCCGCTTCTCTGTATGTGATGGGGACAATTCTTCTGTTGAACCTCGTCTTTATTCTGTTGTTTTACAAAGAATTGAAGTTAGCAACTTTTGACGCAAGTTTGGCTGCCACATTAGGGTTCGCACCTACAATTATCCACTACGGATTAATGACGTTGGTATCCGTAACGACAGTCGGTGCGTTTGACGCGGTCGGTTCTATATTGGTCGTTGCGCTCATCGCTGGACCGCCCGCGACGGCTTATCTCATGACAGACAGACTCTCGCGAATGCTTATCCTGAGTGCGGTTGTCGGGAGCATCAATGCGGCGATCGGATATTGGCTCGCGTTCCTTTTTGATGTCTCTATTGCTGGATCAATTGCTACGGTGACACTCCTCGTTTTCGGACTGGTTTTCATGGTTGTTCCGAACCGCGGTCTTATCGCTATTGCGCGTCGGCGGTCTCGTCAAAAATGGGAGTTTGCGCAGGCGATGCTGGTCATCCATCTCTTTAATCACGAAGGGCTTCCCGAAGCAGAAGCGGAGTCAGAGGTAGCACACCTCCATGAGCATCTCCGCTGGGATCCGGCATTCGCAACTCAGGTTGTGAGATATGCACTGAATAACCGCTGTGTTTTACAGAAGGAGACGCAGCTAACCTTAACACAGCAGGGACGCACGATCGCGCAGCAGGCACTTGTGCAATAG
- a CDS encoding VIT1/CCC1 transporter family protein — protein MEQQERVRPDNKTVKVWKNHLQDEIDASFLYGVFAELEPDTKRKEILSELAEVENQHVIRWQEMLMAYNVEVRKRQGPTMKARLMAWYARQFGSAFPLSQMLNEEAGEVKDYLELHRNSTLAEAKQTALALAKESAQHTESLQELTGTVGEPWHKTESGGMIGNIVYGFNDGLTANFGLVAGVIAATSDLSTILVTGIVGTVADALSMGASGYLAAKSEQEVYEHEIEVEKEEIRLMPDLEEDELTLIYTARGVPKEQARALAQEVMSDPERALAEKIQTELKIGEVYATPLKEGWITGIATAIGAFIPVAPFLFTEGMLAMWISFTLAMVSHFAVGATRSFFTGRGLVRSGIDMFVVGLGVAGVGYLVGELLERFFF, from the coding sequence ATGGAACAGCAAGAACGGGTTCGACCGGATAATAAGACGGTCAAAGTATGGAAAAATCATTTACAAGATGAAATTGACGCGAGTTTCCTTTATGGCGTTTTCGCGGAGCTTGAACCGGATACCAAGCGGAAAGAGATCCTCAGTGAGCTTGCCGAGGTGGAAAATCAGCATGTAATCCGTTGGCAAGAGATGCTTATGGCATACAATGTCGAGGTCAGGAAACGGCAGGGACCAACGATGAAAGCGCGCTTGATGGCATGGTATGCCCGCCAGTTTGGGAGCGCGTTTCCCCTGTCACAGATGCTGAACGAGGAAGCGGGCGAGGTCAAAGACTATCTGGAACTCCATAGAAACAGTACGCTCGCAGAAGCGAAACAGACGGCACTTGCTTTAGCCAAGGAGTCGGCACAACATACAGAGAGTTTACAAGAACTTACCGGCACCGTTGGAGAACCTTGGCACAAAACCGAATCCGGGGGCATGATAGGCAACATCGTTTACGGGTTTAACGACGGCTTAACGGCAAATTTCGGCTTGGTTGCTGGTGTCATCGCTGCGACATCGGATCTCTCCACAATTCTTGTGACCGGTATCGTTGGGACAGTCGCAGATGCGCTCTCTATGGGGGCTTCAGGATATCTTGCCGCAAAAAGTGAACAAGAGGTCTATGAACACGAGATTGAGGTCGAAAAAGAAGAGATCCGCCTCATGCCCGATCTTGAGGAGGATGAGCTCACACTCATTTATACGGCGCGCGGTGTGCCAAAGGAGCAGGCTCGGGCACTTGCACAGGAGGTGATGAGCGACCCGGAAAGAGCATTGGCGGAAAAAATCCAAACCGAACTTAAAATTGGGGAAGTCTATGCAACGCCGCTCAAAGAGGGTTGGATTACCGGGATCGCGACCGCTATCGGTGCTTTCATCCCTGTCGCGCCGTTTCTCTTTACAGAAGGTATGCTTGCCATGTGGATCTCGTTTACACTGGCGATGGTGTCTCACTTTGCTGTTGGTGCAACACGGAGTTTCTTCACCGGGCGCGGGTTGGTACGAAGTGGTATCGACATGTTTGTTGTAGGGCTTGGTGTCGCGGGAGTTGGTTATCTCGTCGGTGAACTTTTGGAACGTTTCTTCTTTTAG
- a CDS encoding metal-dependent transcriptional regulator, with protein MLTHAAEDYLKSIYKLQEKVGKVSTGILAEYLNVKPASATGMIKKLKTMKLVSHERYQGVTLTDAGRAIALEIIRHHRLLELYLFKALGVPWDGVHEEAEKLEHVISEDVEARMDEFLGYPTADPHGAPIPDKNGVVIKTTRIPMTDLREGQSCVVAEVSDTDSALLRHLGSFNLYPGTAFRVVEVAPFEGPFTIDIAGQQVVIGREVAKHVFVDNVQDPDNV; from the coding sequence ATGCTTACACATGCAGCTGAGGATTATCTCAAGTCGATCTACAAGTTACAAGAAAAGGTTGGTAAAGTTTCGACGGGTATTTTAGCGGAATATCTCAATGTGAAACCTGCCTCGGCAACTGGGATGATCAAAAAACTAAAAACGATGAAGTTAGTGAGTCATGAACGCTATCAAGGTGTGACGCTCACAGATGCCGGTAGAGCGATTGCGCTCGAAATTATTCGGCACCATCGTTTGTTGGAACTTTATCTATTCAAGGCACTCGGTGTACCATGGGATGGCGTTCATGAAGAAGCCGAAAAGTTGGAACACGTCATTTCAGAAGACGTGGAAGCACGGATGGACGAGTTTCTCGGCTATCCAACAGCTGACCCCCACGGTGCGCCGATCCCCGATAAAAACGGTGTTGTGATAAAGACAACACGTATTCCAATGACAGATTTACGTGAAGGACAATCCTGCGTTGTCGCTGAAGTGAGTGATACTGATTCTGCGTTGCTCCGGCATTTGGGGAGTTTCAATCTTTACCCGGGCACGGCGTTCCGAGTTGTGGAGGTCGCTCCGTTTGAAGGTCCCTTTACGATTGACATTGCGGGACAACAGGTTGTCATTGGGCGTGAAGTAGCAAAACATGTTTTTGTTGATAATGTGCAAGATCCAGATAATGTGTAG
- a CDS encoding DUF255 domain-containing protein, translating to MKDTMQKFFVCLFLLNFVWIAGADEAALKNPDGSWKWTNRLVHETSPYLLLHAHNPVDWYPWGDEALELAKKENKLIFLSVGYSTCYWCHVMEREVFSNPEIAEMMNENFINIKIDREERPDLDEIYMTATQLLIQRGGWPNSVFLTPDLKPFYAGTYFPPTDMPGRPGFPTILDAVHEAWVTREAEVIESANQISKTIEMAISRGFTALNARALDRSLTTAALDYLQTSYSHAYGGFGRAPKFPSPANLQFLLSEYQRELDLQTPAKDEALLKMITHTLDMMAYGGMYDQVGGGFHRYSVDEKWLIPHFEKMLYDNAQLAKVYLHAYQLTREPRYQRIAEEIFGFIFREMTAPEGGFYAALDAETDAEEGKYYVWTADEIRKVLGKKDAKRFNDVYGVDKGPNFEGKSVLYVPKASAVEGSVKDLSAARGKLLKARAEREYPLLDTKVIVNWNGLMIDALAYGYHVLGEERYLTAASKAAQFVLDTLQKPNGELWHTYTAGVVKQDAYLDDYAFFVRGLLGLYDATGEEKWLNSARTLTHTMIQLFWDDKNGGFYYTKADAKHLIVRTKKPYDSAIPSGNAVAVKNLLAFGADYWNYAEKTLRIFSDSMAQSPSSFMYMHFALNHYLMTTEKGVDAATPSLVTASTTIKADSDEIFEVELQLEIAAGWHINANPAGQDNLIPTTLEVDTDMPVKIIDIAYPKGKSVRFEFSDESLNVYEDSLTIPIKLKQKSNATGSSKVTLKLTYQPCNDTECLFPETLEIPLELP from the coding sequence ATGAAAGATACAATGCAGAAGTTTTTCGTGTGTCTGTTCCTTCTCAACTTTGTGTGGATAGCAGGAGCCGATGAAGCAGCTCTCAAAAACCCGGACGGTTCGTGGAAGTGGACCAATCGACTCGTCCATGAGACCAGTCCTTATCTGCTCCTCCATGCACATAACCCCGTAGACTGGTATCCGTGGGGTGATGAGGCGTTAGAATTGGCAAAGAAAGAGAATAAATTGATTTTTCTCTCTGTTGGGTATTCTACATGCTATTGGTGCCACGTCATGGAGCGAGAGGTCTTCTCAAACCCGGAAATCGCTGAGATGATGAACGAGAACTTTATCAATATCAAAATTGATAGAGAAGAACGTCCCGACCTCGATGAAATCTATATGACAGCGACCCAGCTGCTGATTCAACGTGGTGGCTGGCCCAATTCTGTCTTCCTCACCCCTGATTTAAAGCCGTTTTATGCTGGCACCTATTTCCCACCTACTGATATGCCGGGGAGACCGGGGTTTCCAACGATCCTTGATGCGGTGCACGAGGCATGGGTAACACGAGAGGCGGAAGTCATCGAATCTGCAAACCAGATATCAAAAACGATTGAGATGGCAATAAGCAGAGGGTTCACAGCACTTAACGCCAGAGCACTTGACAGATCGCTTACGACTGCTGCGTTAGATTACCTCCAAACCAGTTATAGCCATGCCTATGGTGGGTTTGGTCGTGCACCGAAATTTCCGAGTCCTGCCAATCTCCAATTCCTGCTGAGTGAATATCAGAGAGAATTGGACTTACAAACCCCTGCAAAAGATGAAGCGTTGTTGAAAATGATAACGCATACATTGGATATGATGGCTTACGGTGGGATGTATGATCAGGTGGGTGGCGGGTTCCACCGGTATTCTGTTGATGAGAAATGGCTTATCCCTCATTTTGAAAAAATGCTTTACGACAACGCGCAACTGGCGAAGGTGTATCTCCACGCGTATCAATTGACACGAGAACCACGCTACCAGCGCATTGCTGAAGAGATTTTCGGTTTCATTTTCAGGGAGATGACGGCACCCGAAGGTGGATTCTACGCCGCTTTGGACGCTGAAACGGATGCTGAAGAGGGGAAGTATTACGTCTGGACTGCCGATGAAATTCGGAAGGTTCTCGGTAAAAAGGACGCGAAGCGTTTCAACGATGTTTACGGTGTGGATAAGGGACCCAATTTTGAAGGTAAAAGCGTTCTTTATGTTCCAAAAGCGTCAGCAGTGGAAGGTTCTGTGAAAGACTTATCAGCGGCACGAGGAAAACTCTTAAAGGCGCGCGCTGAACGGGAATATCCGTTGCTGGATACAAAAGTCATCGTCAACTGGAACGGTTTGATGATAGACGCGCTTGCCTACGGCTACCATGTTCTCGGTGAGGAGCGGTATCTTACTGCAGCATCAAAGGCTGCGCAGTTTGTGCTTGACACTTTGCAGAAACCCAATGGTGAATTGTGGCATACCTATACTGCCGGTGTTGTAAAGCAGGATGCTTACCTTGACGACTACGCCTTTTTTGTGCGCGGTTTGCTCGGCTTGTATGATGCCACAGGCGAGGAAAAATGGTTGAATTCAGCGAGAACGCTTACCCATACGATGATCCAACTTTTTTGGGACGATAAAAACGGCGGATTCTATTACACGAAGGCGGATGCGAAACACCTTATTGTGCGGACTAAAAAGCCTTATGATTCCGCGATTCCGTCTGGCAATGCTGTTGCAGTCAAGAATCTCTTAGCGTTCGGTGCGGACTATTGGAATTATGCTGAAAAGACGTTACGTATTTTTTCTGACTCTATGGCACAAAGCCCCTCATCCTTTATGTATATGCACTTCGCACTGAACCACTACTTGATGACCACAGAGAAAGGTGTTGACGCTGCAACGCCGTCACTTGTGACTGCTTCTACTACAATTAAAGCCGACAGCGACGAAATATTTGAGGTGGAACTGCAACTCGAAATTGCTGCCGGTTGGCACATTAACGCAAACCCAGCGGGGCAAGATAATCTAATTCCGACAACTCTTGAGGTGGATACGGATATGCCGGTCAAGATTATTGATATAGCATATCCTAAAGGCAAATCTGTGCGTTTTGAATTTAGTGACGAATCCTTGAATGTTTATGAAGACAGCCTTACAATTCCAATAAAACTAAAGCAGAAATCGAATGCAACGGGAAGCTCCAAGGTTACTCTAAAACTTACCTACCAACCGTGTAATGACACCGAGTGTTTGTTCCCAGAAACGTTGGAGATCCCATTAGAATTACCGTAG
- a CDS encoding metal ABC transporter permease: protein MEVLNILNHFDYTLMVVTIGAALLGAVSGSLGTYAVLRRQSLLGDAISHAALPGIAIAFLLTGSKAPLILVLGAAIAGWLGTLLIMSVVRLTRIKYDSALGIVLSTFFGFGLVLHTLIQRTGNANQAGLDTFLFGQAATILTRDILTMGVLGGIAIVITFLFWKELKLLVFDEGFAASLGFPIRALDILLTSLLVIAIVLGLQAVGAVLMSAMLVAPAVAARQWTDKFSVMMLLAAGFGALAGVSGTIISSSASRIPTGPTIVLCATVVVGFSIAFASNRGLLWDWLRQQRNRRNLKMTEQPQQGND from the coding sequence ATGGAAGTTTTGAATATCCTAAATCACTTCGACTATACGCTCATGGTTGTTACCATCGGTGCAGCACTGCTCGGTGCGGTAAGTGGTTCGCTTGGCACCTACGCCGTTTTACGTCGACAGAGCCTCCTCGGTGATGCTATTTCGCATGCTGCGCTCCCTGGTATTGCTATCGCGTTCCTGCTTACAGGAAGCAAAGCCCCCCTAATTCTGGTACTCGGCGCAGCGATTGCGGGGTGGTTGGGTACACTCCTCATTATGAGTGTTGTGAGGTTGACGCGTATCAAATACGATAGCGCGCTCGGTATCGTGCTTTCCACCTTTTTCGGATTCGGTTTGGTGCTGCACACACTGATTCAGCGGACCGGTAATGCGAATCAGGCGGGGTTGGATACGTTTCTTTTCGGGCAAGCCGCTACAATTCTGACGCGCGATATTTTAACGATGGGTGTCCTCGGTGGTATTGCAATCGTCATCACGTTTCTCTTTTGGAAAGAGTTGAAGTTGCTTGTTTTCGATGAGGGTTTCGCTGCATCGCTTGGGTTTCCAATCCGTGCGCTTGACATTCTCCTGACCAGCCTCCTTGTTATAGCGATCGTTCTCGGTTTGCAAGCCGTTGGTGCTGTGCTGATGAGTGCGATGTTGGTCGCGCCAGCAGTCGCGGCACGGCAGTGGACGGATAAGTTCAGCGTGATGATGCTCCTTGCTGCGGGCTTTGGCGCGCTCGCTGGCGTGAGTGGGACCATTATTAGCAGCAGTGCTTCACGCATCCCGACCGGTCCGACAATTGTGCTTTGTGCAACGGTTGTTGTGGGATTCTCAATCGCTTTTGCCTCGAATCGCGGGCTTTTGTGGGATTGGCTACGGCAGCAACGGAACAGACGCAACCTGAAGATGACAGAACAACCACAGCAGGGGAACGATTAA
- a CDS encoding zinc ABC transporter substrate-binding protein translates to MQRIYLLLCLMVLLAGMGCDPKEQPDASATGKYRVVTTIGMITDVVKNVGGDRVEVIGLMGPGVDPHLYKASAGDVQKLDSASLIFYNGLHLESKMGDLLNVGKYRDKTFAVTDAADRSLLLTPPEFEGQYDPHLWFDVTLWMQAVGKVRDVLSEFDSDNTLMYWSNAERYLAKLAELHTYVKAQAERVPPQQRVLVTAHDAFNYFGKAYGFEVRGLQGISTATEAGIADVQALATFIAERQIPAIFVESSVSTRSLEAVKAAVKSKGFEVEIGGELFSDAMGNEGTPEGTYIGMVRHNIDTIVKALVGKATTTSSSTTEY, encoded by the coding sequence ATGCAAAGAATATACCTTTTATTATGCTTAATGGTTTTACTCGCTGGCATGGGTTGCGATCCAAAGGAACAGCCGGATGCATCGGCCACTGGAAAATATCGCGTCGTCACGACGATAGGGATGATTACCGATGTAGTCAAGAACGTTGGAGGGGATCGCGTTGAGGTGATAGGATTGATGGGACCCGGTGTAGATCCGCACCTCTATAAGGCGAGTGCGGGTGATGTCCAGAAACTTGATTCGGCGAGCCTCATTTTCTATAACGGACTGCACCTTGAATCGAAAATGGGTGATCTCCTTAATGTCGGGAAATACCGAGATAAAACCTTTGCTGTGACAGATGCCGCTGACCGAAGCTTGCTGTTAACGCCACCGGAATTTGAGGGACAATACGATCCACACTTGTGGTTTGATGTGACACTTTGGATGCAAGCGGTAGGAAAGGTTCGCGATGTTCTCAGTGAATTTGACTCAGACAACACGCTAATGTATTGGAGCAATGCCGAACGCTATCTCGCGAAACTCGCCGAGCTGCACACGTATGTAAAGGCACAAGCGGAACGCGTGCCACCTCAGCAACGGGTACTCGTGACAGCACACGACGCTTTTAACTACTTCGGGAAGGCTTATGGATTTGAAGTCCGCGGGTTGCAAGGGATTAGCACCGCGACGGAGGCTGGTATCGCTGATGTGCAGGCGTTGGCGACCTTCATCGCAGAGCGACAGATTCCCGCGATTTTTGTGGAGTCATCTGTCTCTACGAGGAGTTTGGAGGCAGTGAAAGCCGCTGTGAAGTCAAAAGGGTTTGAGGTGGAAATCGGCGGAGAACTTTTCTCCGACGCGATGGGAAACGAGGGAACACCTGAAGGTACCTATATCGGGATGGTTCGTCACAATATTGATACAATCGTAAAGGCACTGGTAGGGAAAGCGACGACAACTTCATCTTCTACAACGGAATACTAA
- a CDS encoding WD40 repeat domain-containing protein encodes MLTGHTERVYSVAFSPDGSALANGSYDGTILLWDLTISTLNQ; translated from the coding sequence CTGCTCACAGGGCATACGGAAAGGGTTTATTCAGTTGCATTCAGTCCTGATGGAAGCGCGCTTGCCAATGGAAGTTATGACGGCACCATCCTCTTGTGGGATCTAACAATATCAACTCTTAATCAGTAG
- a CDS encoding WD40 repeat domain-containing protein yields MKMTYFSTSFLLVIVSVLFLPSVFAEDSTQWKLPEGAFARLGKGSIYDVQYFRDGSRFAVASSIGIWIHDAQTGEALDLLAKHKSRIFSIAFTPDGNTLASGDDVGRIFLWDTHTGQHKHTFTEHTRGVTSLAFSPDGKTLASVSYDSTVRLWDVKSGKLLKTLIGHTGYIHCVTFSPDGKTLASGGGAMDEKLLLWNVDTGELLQTVTEDIGMINSLDYSPDGKMLASGSDDETARVWDAHTGELLRTLAGHTLSVGGIAYSPDGKTLASSSHDGTVLLWDLATLTFDE; encoded by the coding sequence ATGAAAATGACCTATTTTTCTACTTCCTTCCTGCTTGTTATTGTTTCTGTGCTATTCCTCCCCAGTGTTTTTGCCGAAGATTCAACACAATGGAAATTGCCTGAAGGGGCTTTCGCACGCCTTGGGAAAGGTTCGATATACGATGTTCAGTATTTCCGAGATGGTAGTCGGTTTGCTGTCGCGAGTTCAATTGGCATCTGGATTCATGACGCACAGACGGGTGAAGCACTTGACCTGTTGGCTAAACATAAGTCTCGCATCTTTTCTATCGCATTTACGCCTGATGGAAACACGTTAGCCAGTGGTGACGATGTGGGTAGGATCTTTTTATGGGATACCCACACTGGACAACATAAGCACACCTTTACAGAACACACGAGAGGAGTCACTTCTCTTGCTTTTAGTCCAGATGGTAAGACGCTGGCAAGCGTGAGTTACGATAGCACGGTTCGTTTATGGGATGTGAAAAGTGGTAAACTCCTGAAAACCTTGATAGGTCATACAGGATATATTCACTGCGTTACTTTCAGCCCAGACGGTAAAACACTCGCAAGTGGTGGCGGAGCCATGGACGAGAAACTTCTCTTGTGGAATGTCGACACAGGTGAGCTTCTACAGACTGTCACAGAAGATATTGGTATGATCAACAGTCTTGACTACTCCCCGGATGGCAAGATGCTTGCGAGTGGGAGTGACGATGAGACAGCCCGAGTGTGGGATGCACACACGGGAGAACTTCTGAGAACCCTTGCCGGACATACCTTGTCGGTTGGTGGAATCGCATATTCCCCAGATGGGAAGACGCTCGCAAGCAGCAGCCATGATGGTACAGTTCTCTTGTGGGATTTAGCGACCTTGACTTTTGATGAGTAG